TAACCGAGCTGATCAACCTGTTGCGCCCGATCGTGGCCGTGGCGCGCTGGATCAGCTTCTGCGCGCTTGCCCTGCATGAGCATCCGCCGCTGCGCTCGCGCCTGCGCGCCGGTGAGCCCGGTCTGTTGCAGAACACTGTGCAGGAAGTGCGCCGCTTCTATCCTTTTTTTCCGCTAATTGGAGGGCGGGTGCGCATGCCGTTTGTCTGGCGAGACCGGCATTTCAAGCAGGGGGACTGGATGATGGTGGATCTGTATGGCACCAATCATCATCCTGCGGTCTGGCGCGATCCCGAGCGTTTCGATCCCTCGCGTTTCGAGCACTGGAAAGGCAGCCGCTACGACTTCGTGGCGCAGGGCGGCGGCAGTGTCGAACGCGACCATCGCTGCCCCGGGGAAAACCCGAGCATCGCACTGCTGATGTCTGCGCTCAGCCTGCTGGCATCCAGCGATTACACGTTAGCGCCGCAGGATCTGCGCTACCCATTGAATCGTTTTCCAACGCTGCCGCGCAGCGGCGTGGTGCTACGCGATTTTATTCCGCCGGTGTCGGTAGGCGGCGTTGTCCAGAGTGCGTGAGGGGGTGTTGCGCCGCAACAGCCTTTCTTCGCCATGTCTCGACATGCGCTCGACGAGCGAGTCACGCCGCGCGGGCCAGCATCCTTGCACCACATCCCTTTGGAGAACTGCCCATGAAAACTGCATCCCCACTCCTGGCCGGCCTGGCATTGTCGCTTGGACTTGCGATGAGCGCGCAGGCACAGACCGCTACCCAGCCCGGCAGTAACACGGCACCTAAAAGTGCAGCCACCGCCGCGCCCAGCGAAGACGAGCAGGAAGCACTAGGGATGCTCAGCGCGATCAATACCAGTGAGATCAACGCGGCCAATCTGGCGCTGCAGAAGCAGGCCACCGGCGGGGTGCGTGATTACGCCACGCGCATGATCAAGGAGCACACCGAGAACAATCAGAAGATCGCCAAGTGGTCGCCGGATACCTCTGCGATGGGTGCCAAGCTGCAGATGACCAAGGGCAAGGCAGAGCTGAGCAAACTGCAAAAGCTCGAGGGCGACCAATTC
The nucleotide sequence above comes from Xanthomonas campestris pv. campestris str. ATCC 33913. Encoded proteins:
- a CDS encoding DUF4142 domain-containing protein produces the protein MKTASPLLAGLALSLGLAMSAQAQTATQPGSNTAPKSAATAAPSEDEQEALGMLSAINTSEINAANLALQKQATGGVRDYATRMIKEHTENNQKIAKWSPDTSAMGAKLQMTKGKAELSKLQKLEGDQFQVAYIKAMVKDHTDALEALDKKLIPAAQNPQVAEHLKTTRHHVADHLAAAKALQTTTKNAGVQ